In Wenyingzhuangia fucanilytica, the following are encoded in one genomic region:
- a CDS encoding c-type heme family protein — protein MNITKLNFKKLLLFIPVFIVSCGGVPEETTSASTDKKAFSVAEVLTMVAHENEVTRTLYTKAIVGGGKKQGFKFDEAWQDEKVEAGPLPALFLRGIANDIRKGDVPLGLYLSSDFPISASNQLVGKQAELFKEIKETREPKHFYDEESKLYTAMFADVAGAPACVSCHNNHEKTTKTDWKLGDVMGATTWQYPADSLSYTEAMNVLKAYRDGTTAVYNDYLEEIKNFKESDKPEVGDKWPSSGKYLPAPEVFIDSVRKLSAYATMSSLMK, from the coding sequence ATGAACATAACTAAACTAAACTTTAAAAAACTACTTTTATTTATTCCTGTATTCATTGTTTCTTGCGGAGGGGTTCCAGAAGAAACAACATCAGCATCTACCGACAAAAAAGCTTTTTCTGTTGCAGAGGTTTTAACCATGGTAGCTCACGAAAATGAGGTTACTAGAACTCTCTATACAAAAGCTATTGTAGGAGGAGGTAAAAAACAAGGATTTAAATTTGACGAAGCTTGGCAAGACGAAAAAGTAGAAGCAGGTCCATTACCTGCATTATTCCTAAGAGGAATTGCTAACGATATTCGCAAAGGAGACGTTCCTTTAGGTCTTTATTTAAGTTCTGACTTTCCTATTAGCGCATCTAATCAATTGGTTGGTAAACAAGCAGAATTATTTAAAGAAATCAAAGAAACTAGAGAACCAAAACATTTTTACGATGAAGAATCTAAGCTTTACACCGCCATGTTTGCTGATGTTGCTGGAGCACCTGCCTGCGTAAGTTGCCATAATAATCATGAAAAAACTACCAAAACAGATTGGAAATTAGGCGATGTTATGGGTGCTACCACATGGCAATATCCTGCAGACTCTTTAAGCTATACCGAAGCCATGAATGTATTAAAAGCTTATAGAGATGGTACTACCGCTGTATACAACGACTACCTAGAAGAAATTAAAAACTTTAAAGAAAGTGACAAACCAGAAGTTGGCGACAAATGGCCATCAAGCGGAAAATATCTACCAGCACCAGAAGTATTTATTGATAGTGTTAGAAAATTATCAGCTTACGCTACCATGTCATCATTAATGAAATAA
- a CDS encoding globin family protein has protein sequence MSFLSNLFGKKKTEVVVEKKEIIPAKTIELVQTSFEAVKPIAATAAEIFYSKLFELDPKLKPLFPAADNDKMKEQGNKLMTMLSAAVAGLSNIEALIPVLQDLGKRHVAYRVEKSHYDTVGTALIGTLAVGLGDDFTPEVKQAWVDVYGVMASVMIEAAY, from the coding sequence ATGAGTTTTTTATCAAATCTATTCGGAAAAAAGAAAACAGAAGTAGTTGTAGAGAAAAAAGAAATCATCCCTGCAAAAACAATTGAACTAGTACAAACATCTTTTGAAGCTGTAAAACCCATTGCTGCTACCGCAGCAGAAATATTTTACTCAAAACTATTTGAATTAGACCCTAAATTAAAACCCTTATTTCCTGCTGCCGACAACGACAAAATGAAAGAGCAAGGAAACAAACTAATGACTATGTTATCTGCCGCAGTAGCTGGATTATCAAATATTGAAGCCTTAATTCCTGTATTACAAGACCTAGGAAAAAGACACGTAGCTTATCGTGTTGAAAAATCTCATTATGATACCGTTGGAACAGCTCTAATAGGAACTTTAGCCGTAGGTCTAGGAGATGATTTTACTCCTGAAGTTAAACAAGCATGGGTAGACGTATACGGAGTAATGGCTTCAGTTATGATAGAAGCTGCCTACTAA
- a CDS encoding ferredoxin--NADP reductase, producing MILKVTDIIQETPEAVTVCFKNGNFFRKIKYLPGQFILFDFKIGKDTVKRAYSFSSSPDVEKDLRITVKKVKGGYVSNYINNVLKIGDKIKIDVAMGSFNITPNKNHQTQYILFGAGSGITPIYSIAKSVIVKEPKSKILMIYANQNKENIIFYDELEKLAKENPKQLSIEHILSENTNPKYHTGFLTEELLTTIFKKHNLTFTNHKYMMCGPAGFMENTVQILKKQGVTRNQIMLEAFKAPAIKIDRKNLISSVTILYKKETYQLEVPGNKTILQQAMSKNIPLPYSCRSGMCSTCKGKCIDGETNMSKGHLLSDEQVNNGEVLTCITYPNSESVTIEIA from the coding sequence ATGATATTAAAAGTAACAGACATTATTCAAGAAACACCTGAAGCAGTAACAGTATGCTTTAAAAATGGTAATTTTTTCAGAAAAATTAAATATTTACCTGGTCAATTTATCCTGTTCGATTTTAAAATAGGTAAAGACACTGTAAAAAGAGCCTACTCTTTTAGCAGTAGTCCTGATGTGGAAAAAGACCTTAGGATTACGGTTAAAAAAGTAAAAGGTGGATACGTATCCAACTACATTAACAATGTCCTAAAAATTGGTGATAAAATCAAAATTGATGTTGCCATGGGAAGCTTCAACATCACCCCAAATAAGAATCACCAAACTCAATATATATTATTTGGTGCTGGTAGTGGAATTACCCCTATCTATTCTATAGCTAAATCTGTAATAGTAAAAGAGCCCAAATCCAAGATATTAATGATTTATGCAAATCAGAATAAAGAAAATATTATTTTTTATGATGAGTTAGAAAAATTAGCTAAAGAGAATCCCAAACAACTCTCTATAGAACACATTCTAAGTGAAAATACAAACCCAAAATACCACACTGGTTTTTTAACCGAAGAATTACTAACCACTATTTTTAAAAAACATAACCTAACGTTTACAAATCACAAATACATGATGTGTGGCCCTGCTGGTTTTATGGAAAATACCGTTCAAATTTTAAAAAAGCAAGGAGTTACAAGAAATCAAATCATGCTCGAAGCTTTTAAGGCTCCTGCTATTAAAATTGATAGAAAAAACCTTATTAGCAGTGTGACAATTCTCTATAAAAAAGAAACATATCAACTTGAGGTTCCTGGAAACAAAACCATCTTACAACAAGCAATGAGCAAAAACATACCTCTCCCTTATTCTTGTAGATCAGGAATGTGTAGCACCTGTAAAGGCAAATGCATTGATGGAGAAACCAACATGAGCAAAGGACATTTACTAAGCGATGAACAAGTTAATAATGGTGAAGTTCTAACCTGTATTACCTATCCTAACAGCGAAAGCGTAACGATTGAAATAGCCTAA
- a CDS encoding cytochrome c3 family protein translates to MFKINPLRKRQFYGTLIGLVIAIIAISSLLFIKPAEEYLSIGPMNTGHEDFSCNTCHADARGNWIQQIQSNTEHAIGLRKKMVEFGSLPVDTKKCLSCHDRDNDRHPTHRFLEPKYKKSIQKIDATNCTTCHNEHNGIRISLAQGNYCINCHSDTKIKDDPIDTPHSELFKKGMWSTCLQCHDFHGNHQAEAATLMKDTVPLHKIKAYFKGGKDPYDGTKKFKALTEQDWLKKYTK, encoded by the coding sequence ATGTTTAAAATTAACCCACTAAGAAAAAGACAGTTTTACGGAACACTAATAGGTCTTGTGATTGCTATTATCGCCATTTCATCATTATTATTTATAAAACCTGCCGAGGAATATTTAAGTATTGGCCCAATGAATACAGGTCACGAAGATTTTTCTTGTAACACTTGCCATGCCGATGCTAGAGGAAATTGGATACAACAAATCCAATCTAACACTGAGCACGCAATAGGACTCAGAAAAAAAATGGTAGAATTTGGATCACTACCTGTAGACACTAAAAAATGCCTTTCGTGTCATGACAGAGATAATGACAGACACCCTACCCATAGGTTTTTAGAACCTAAATACAAAAAATCAATTCAAAAAATTGATGCTACCAACTGCACTACTTGCCATAACGAACACAACGGCATTAGAATAAGTTTAGCTCAAGGAAACTACTGTATTAACTGCCATAGCGACACTAAAATTAAAGACGACCCAATTGATACCCCTCACTCAGAGTTATTTAAAAAAGGTATGTGGTCTACATGTTTACAATGTCATGATTTTCATGGAAACCATCAAGCAGAAGCTGCTACTTTAATGAAAGACACCGTTCCATTACACAAAATTAAAGCATATTTTAAAGGTGGAAAAGACCCATATGATGGCACCAAAAAATTCAAAGCCCTTACCGAACAAGATTGGCTAAAAAAATACACCAAATAA
- a CDS encoding chaperone NapD, translating into MPINSYLAHPHSGKKQELANAINAIESCEVIPSKNKDLLIIVTETNSKEEDEQLKEHIESIPSLKLLAMVAGFNTPQNIS; encoded by the coding sequence ATGCCTATCAATAGCTATCTTGCACATCCGCACTCAGGCAAAAAACAAGAATTAGCCAATGCCATCAATGCCATTGAATCTTGCGAAGTCATCCCTTCTAAAAACAAAGATTTATTAATCATTGTTACAGAAACCAACTCCAAAGAAGAAGACGAACAATTAAAAGAACATATAGAATCTATTCCTTCATTAAAGCTTTTAGCAATGGTAGCAGGATTCAATACACCTCAAAATATTTCATAA